Sequence from the Methanobacterium alkalithermotolerans genome:
CTCAAAATATGATCTATTTTATCCTCCACAGCATCTTTAGATTTTTCATAGCATTCATCAATTACTTCTTGAAGATCTTTTTCGCTTTCCCATAGCTCTTCTAAGAATTCAAATCCCATTTTATTTTCAATATCTTTTAAAACATAAAGACATACGAATATATCATCAATATAACCATCAGGACCGTAAATTGTTTCAGGAATCACATCAAAAGGTGCAACATAGTAAGCTAATGCT
This genomic interval carries:
- a CDS encoding YkvA family protein; amino-acid sequence: MEEIEFKDFYDVIRENLEDYDGNYEEFINYGPDLFKLLTEVLNQNEVDAATRLKISAALAYYVAPFDVIPETIYGPDGYIDDIFVCLYVLKDIENKMGFEFLEELWESEKDLQEVIDECYEKSKDAVEDKIDHILRYVGLIE